One genomic segment of Intestinimonas butyriciproducens includes these proteins:
- a CDS encoding short-chain fatty acid transporter, producing the protein MRAISKALCKFVQKWLPSAYVLALLLTLVAFLGAWGLTDSSLLDCVKYMSQGMYSLLSFTMQMVLVLVTGHCLASSKPVKKLLRSIAYLPKNRVAATLTVALVGMIATYLNWGLGMIAGALVAKEIARVFKGRGVKVDYAVLIAACHAGNIIRGPSSSIPLEVTAESSIVYEIVGDIIPTTATLYSSWNLIITVLVLISGLITYALICPRESECIEIQQAVLDADAAREEAEEKAHAAKSWKDMDFAEKLDNFAPLAIIPALIVVAYMVWYFWTKRTLNFGLNEVVLMFFAAGALCHKTPGNYSRAMGEAIKSAAGITLQFLFYAAIMGLVKNSGLVDILANFFVSISSAKTLPLFTFWAAGLVNIFIPSGGGQWTVQGPIMMQAADTLNADFAKTAMALCWGDSWTNQIQPFWALPALSLAGLGIKDIMGYCFTFAIVSGIVISVCFLVL; encoded by the coding sequence ATGAGAGCAATTTCGAAAGCGCTTTGTAAGTTTGTGCAAAAGTGGCTGCCCAGCGCATATGTTCTGGCACTGCTTCTGACCCTGGTCGCCTTTTTGGGGGCCTGGGGGCTCACGGACAGCAGTCTGTTGGACTGCGTCAAGTACATGTCTCAGGGCATGTATTCCCTGCTCAGCTTCACCATGCAGATGGTGCTGGTGCTGGTGACCGGGCACTGCCTGGCCAGCTCCAAACCGGTGAAGAAGCTGCTGCGCTCCATCGCTTACCTGCCCAAGAACCGCGTTGCCGCCACCCTGACGGTAGCCCTGGTGGGCATGATCGCCACTTACCTGAACTGGGGCCTTGGCATGATCGCCGGCGCTCTGGTGGCCAAGGAGATCGCCCGTGTCTTTAAGGGCAGAGGCGTCAAGGTGGACTATGCGGTCCTGATCGCAGCCTGCCATGCCGGCAACATCATCCGCGGGCCCTCCTCCTCCATTCCTCTGGAGGTCACTGCTGAGAGCAGCATCGTCTATGAGATCGTAGGCGATATCATCCCCACCACTGCCACATTGTACAGCTCCTGGAACCTGATCATCACGGTCCTGGTGCTGATCTCCGGCCTGATTACATACGCCCTGATCTGTCCCAGGGAGAGCGAATGCATCGAGATTCAGCAGGCTGTGCTGGATGCCGACGCCGCCCGGGAAGAGGCCGAGGAAAAGGCCCATGCGGCTAAAAGCTGGAAGGACATGGACTTCGCTGAGAAGCTGGATAACTTTGCCCCTCTGGCTATCATCCCCGCGCTGATCGTTGTGGCCTACATGGTGTGGTACTTCTGGACCAAGCGCACCCTGAACTTTGGCCTGAATGAGGTCGTGCTGATGTTCTTTGCCGCCGGCGCCCTGTGCCACAAGACCCCCGGCAACTATTCCCGCGCCATGGGCGAGGCCATCAAATCCGCCGCCGGTATTACCCTGCAGTTCCTGTTCTACGCCGCCATTATGGGCCTGGTCAAAAATTCCGGCCTTGTGGATATCCTGGCCAATTTCTTTGTCAGCATCTCCTCCGCCAAGACGCTGCCCCTCTTCACCTTCTGGGCTGCTGGTCTCGTCAACATTTTCATTCCCTCCGGCGGCGGACAGTGGACCGTGCAGGGCCCCATCATGATGCAGGCCGCAGACACTCTGAACGCGGACTTTGCCAAGACAGCCATGGCGCTGTGCTGGGGCGACTCCTGGACCAACCAGATTCAGCCCTTCTGGGCGCTGCCCGCGCTGTCCCTGGCCGGCCTGGGGATCAAGGACATCATGGGCTACTGCTTCACCTTTGCCATTGTGTCCGGCATTGTGATCTCGGTCTGTTTCCTGGTCCTGTAA
- a CDS encoding VOC family protein: MPIKKVNHIAIAVKDIDKGISFYRDILRLPYYGTQIVEAAGCKAAFFGCGDLEIELVQGIEDFAAVNRFIEERGEGLYHIAYEVDDLEQDMRYFRSIGVGLRNPVPRPGANHTLVNYIDAEAGHGVISELVQKTEQ; encoded by the coding sequence ATGCCAATCAAAAAGGTCAACCACATCGCCATCGCCGTAAAAGATATAGACAAGGGAATTTCCTTCTACCGGGATATCCTGCGGCTCCCCTACTATGGCACGCAGATCGTGGAGGCGGCGGGCTGCAAAGCGGCGTTTTTTGGCTGTGGAGACCTGGAAATCGAGCTGGTGCAGGGGATTGAGGACTTTGCGGCTGTCAACAGGTTTATAGAGGAGAGGGGGGAAGGCCTATATCATATTGCGTATGAGGTGGACGACTTGGAGCAGGATATGAGATATTTTCGCAGCATAGGAGTTGGGCTCCGAAATCCTGTGCCAAGGCCGGGCGCCAATCATACGCTTGTCAACTACATTGACGCGGAAGCAGGACACGGTGTAATCAGCGAACTGGTCCAGAAGACAGAACAGTAA
- a CDS encoding LysR family transcriptional regulator, whose amino-acid sequence MDFKYLQIFVAIADAGTLTAAAENLHIAQSALSRHLRNIEEEYGAQLMLRGSRQMKLTDEGRILYVYAKKTLLWSDSIHKEIHDLSVGLSGTLRLGTVPNLFNVWLETVFPRFHKDFPNIKFDIYEERSDILIQRLWDGLCDIALIRTPVKLSGLDVFYTAPDPLVACYRGEQYFQGCGPKIRLQDLEDIPLFVSRFWNTRFSPLCLSAGFTPNIVALNERISTNLLWAKNIPGCAIVPVRTVKQFGFPDFHYKIIDEPGLDYPNAIVTVKDRYLPVVAQNFLEYCLPTVAALQAEAAASSEEKELYP is encoded by the coding sequence ATGGATTTTAAGTACCTGCAAATCTTTGTTGCCATCGCGGATGCCGGTACGCTGACCGCCGCCGCTGAGAATCTGCACATCGCTCAGTCCGCCCTGTCCCGGCATCTGCGAAACATTGAGGAGGAGTATGGCGCTCAACTCATGCTTCGGGGCTCCCGGCAGATGAAGCTGACCGACGAGGGCCGGATCCTGTACGTATACGCCAAGAAAACGCTTTTGTGGTCAGACTCCATCCACAAGGAGATCCACGACCTCTCCGTGGGTCTGTCCGGGACCTTGCGCCTTGGCACCGTTCCGAATCTGTTCAACGTGTGGCTGGAGACAGTCTTTCCTCGCTTTCATAAAGACTTTCCCAACATCAAATTCGATATCTATGAGGAGCGGTCCGATATCCTGATCCAGCGGCTGTGGGACGGACTCTGTGACATCGCCCTCATCCGGACCCCCGTCAAGCTGAGCGGGCTGGATGTATTTTACACTGCGCCCGACCCTCTTGTGGCCTGCTACCGCGGCGAGCAGTACTTTCAGGGGTGCGGGCCTAAGATCCGGCTGCAGGATCTGGAGGATATCCCCCTGTTTGTTTCCCGCTTCTGGAACACCCGGTTTTCTCCGCTCTGCCTCTCCGCCGGTTTCACGCCCAACATTGTGGCGCTGAATGAGCGGATCTCCACCAACTTGCTGTGGGCAAAGAACATCCCGGGCTGCGCCATCGTTCCGGTCCGCACGGTAAAGCAGTTTGGTTTTCCGGACTTTCACTATAAGATCATTGACGAGCCCGGCCTGGATTACCCCAATGCCATCGTCACTGTAAAGGACCGGTATCTCCCGGTCGTGGCTCAAAACTTCCTGGAGTACTGCCTTCCCACGGTAGCGGCCCTTCAGGCGGAAGCCGCCGCCTCGTCGGAAGAAAAGGAGCTGTATCCCTAG